One Paenibacillus sp. FSL H7-0737 DNA segment encodes these proteins:
- a CDS encoding ABC transporter substrate-binding protein has product MKAKLLTILLSFGLLLHTSGCQISPSKEDIDLQDPIQLNIWLTAGSGLEPLIAEYQLQHPELEIHIQTSTSTQLPAKLQTSFAAGYSSPDVAAIDISYLDRFKQFPDYFYNLTTFGANDLKNQFLSWKWQEVLGNDFIFGLPTDIGPYAMLYRTDIFALSGLPTKPEEVAKRIQTWDQFLKAGTRVHEATGKAFVNDLENLYLTLLRQSKLQYYSPTSQELIIGNNPAVKGAWDFAIQALKLNLSAGIAVDTQRWGAGLLNGDFAVMLCPAWMIDHIKSSAPTASGLWNVTTIPGNSANRGGSVLTLPRTGSHPEESFALIRWLTEPAQQLISFKSEGAFPSTPEIYDDPEIHNLSDPYFPNSEVGRVLSTAAQEVVPTYYGPHHADVETNMLEYLTKAEQGKLDPEQAWSLAIQVVQKIDTSFR; this is encoded by the coding sequence GTGAAAGCTAAGTTGTTGACTATCCTGTTAAGCTTTGGATTGCTGCTTCATACAAGCGGTTGCCAGATCTCTCCTTCTAAGGAAGATATCGACCTTCAAGACCCGATCCAGCTGAACATCTGGCTTACGGCTGGATCAGGTCTTGAGCCGCTTATAGCAGAGTATCAATTGCAGCATCCCGAGCTAGAAATCCATATTCAGACCTCAACCTCCACGCAGCTTCCCGCCAAGCTGCAAACTTCATTCGCAGCAGGATATAGTTCCCCTGATGTGGCGGCCATTGATATTAGCTATTTGGATCGTTTCAAGCAGTTTCCCGATTATTTTTATAATCTAACAACATTTGGAGCGAATGATCTAAAGAATCAATTTCTGAGTTGGAAATGGCAGGAGGTGCTCGGTAATGATTTTATCTTCGGATTACCGACTGATATTGGTCCCTACGCTATGTTGTATCGGACTGACATCTTCGCGTTATCTGGACTCCCTACCAAACCTGAAGAAGTAGCAAAGCGAATCCAAACTTGGGACCAATTCCTCAAGGCCGGCACTAGAGTCCATGAGGCAACAGGCAAAGCCTTTGTCAATGACTTAGAGAATCTTTATCTAACCCTTCTGCGTCAGTCCAAGCTTCAATATTACAGCCCCACTTCCCAAGAGCTGATCATAGGAAATAATCCAGCAGTAAAAGGGGCTTGGGACTTTGCAATTCAAGCTCTGAAGCTGAATTTATCCGCAGGTATTGCTGTAGATACACAGCGCTGGGGCGCAGGTCTGCTAAACGGCGACTTTGCAGTGATGCTCTGTCCGGCTTGGATGATTGATCATATCAAGAGTAGTGCTCCAACAGCCAGCGGATTATGGAATGTAACGACCATCCCAGGAAATAGCGCTAATCGAGGTGGTTCCGTCCTTACCTTACCTAGAACAGGCAGTCATCCAGAGGAGTCATTCGCGCTTATCAGATGGTTAACCGAGCCTGCACAACAGCTAATTTCATTTAAGTCAGAAGGGGCATTTCCCTCCACGCCCGAAATTTATGACGATCCCGAGATCCATAACCTGTCTGATCCCTATTTTCCTAATTCTGAGGTTGGACGTGTCCTCTCTACAGCAGCACAAGAAGTAGTTCCCACCTACTACGGTCCGCACCACGCCGATGTAGAAACAAATATGCTCGAGTATTTAACCAAAGCCGAGCAAGGTAAGCTAGATCCCGAGCAGGCTTGGTCACTTGCCATTCAGGTAGTGCAAAAAATAGATACTTCTTTCCGCTAA
- a CDS encoding ABC transporter substrate-binding protein: MKAIRTSTLLTLMLIVVLSLSLAGCGGNNGNNEGASPAPSENATATNAAATDEPAADPTAEPEKKLDPYTVKLIYVGAVQKDEQVVEDAINKLLEPKINAKLDIAPIDWGPWDNDVNLKIASQEKFDIIFTAQWKNYVTNSAKGAYLPLNDDNGKYGNLLNEYGQGILKNLDPQFLKGSAINGVNYAVPTNKELAAQGGIVYRSDIADELGIDMSNVKTIQDLDAVLKVVKEKRPDLTPLYFKQGETFNSQYMAQYDTLGDASIPGVLLKDSSDTKIQSMIELDRYKEIIKLTREYMKKGYINKDAAVATNSTQDAMKAGNVFMTVQSLKPGKDSELANATGLVGKLKQIAFNEPTISTSDAAGSMLAISASSGDPARAMMVLDLLHTDKEINNLLVFGVKGVHYDVVSGDTIKATEKTGDYNTAAAWMLGSQFLNPVWESEAPDKWEQFKAFNSKGKASVALGFNFDASSMKTEMAACKAVMDEYDISLDTGSVDPDTVLTKYADKLKKAGLDKIIAEKQKQLDAFLAAQK; the protein is encoded by the coding sequence ATGAAGGCTATTCGAACAAGCACACTTTTAACGCTGATGCTTATCGTAGTACTCAGTCTTAGCTTAGCTGGATGCGGAGGGAATAACGGGAATAATGAAGGAGCCTCACCAGCGCCAAGTGAAAATGCAACCGCTACCAATGCTGCGGCAACAGATGAGCCCGCTGCAGATCCTACAGCTGAACCGGAGAAGAAATTAGATCCTTATACTGTTAAGTTAATCTATGTCGGTGCCGTTCAAAAGGATGAGCAGGTTGTAGAAGACGCTATCAATAAGCTTCTGGAACCTAAAATTAACGCCAAATTGGATATCGCACCGATCGACTGGGGTCCATGGGACAATGATGTTAATCTGAAGATTGCCAGTCAGGAGAAATTCGATATTATTTTTACAGCCCAATGGAAAAATTATGTAACGAATTCAGCTAAAGGTGCTTACCTCCCACTTAATGATGATAACGGCAAGTACGGTAACCTATTGAACGAATATGGCCAAGGGATTCTTAAAAATCTCGACCCGCAATTCTTAAAAGGTTCTGCGATCAATGGTGTGAATTATGCTGTTCCTACGAATAAGGAGCTAGCAGCACAAGGCGGGATCGTTTATCGCTCCGATATTGCTGATGAACTGGGTATTGATATGTCGAATGTAAAGACCATTCAAGATTTGGATGCCGTGCTCAAAGTCGTAAAGGAGAAGAGACCTGACCTAACTCCACTGTACTTCAAGCAAGGAGAGACCTTTAACTCCCAGTACATGGCGCAGTATGATACGCTTGGTGATGCTTCAATTCCGGGCGTTCTGCTTAAGGATTCATCGGATACTAAAATTCAATCCATGATTGAACTGGACCGTTACAAAGAAATCATCAAGCTTACTCGTGAATATATGAAGAAAGGTTATATTAACAAAGATGCGGCCGTGGCTACAAATTCTACACAAGATGCAATGAAGGCCGGTAATGTCTTTATGACAGTACAATCACTTAAACCTGGTAAAGATAGTGAATTGGCTAATGCTACAGGTTTGGTCGGAAAACTGAAACAAATTGCTTTTAACGAACCGACGATTTCTACTAGTGATGCAGCAGGATCAATGTTAGCGATCTCCGCTTCCTCGGGTGATCCAGCTCGTGCCATGATGGTATTAGATCTTTTGCACACGGATAAAGAAATCAATAATCTGCTCGTATTTGGTGTAAAAGGTGTCCATTATGATGTCGTTAGCGGTGATACGATTAAAGCTACAGAGAAAACGGGTGACTATAATACCGCTGCTGCCTGGATGCTTGGAAGCCAATTCCTGAATCCTGTATGGGAAAGTGAAGCTCCAGACAAATGGGAGCAATTCAAGGCCTTCAACTCCAAAGGTAAAGCTTCCGTTGCGCTCGGTTTTAACTTCGACGCATCCTCTATGAAGACTGAAATGGCAGCTTGTAAAGCTGTTATGGATGAATATGACATCAGTTTGGATACGGGTTCTGTTGATCCCGATACCGTATTGACTAAGTACGCCGACAAGCTGAAGAAAGCCGGACTTGATAAGATTATTGCAGAGAAACAAAAACAACTAGATGCTTTCTTGGCTGCTCAAAAATAA
- a CDS encoding carbohydrate ABC transporter permease, with protein MSQTETAIGPSGRTGKRAKRQRQPNEISNISNLLINIFFWIYTAICVVPLILVIIVSFSDEQSVVQHGYSFFPNKWDISSYEFLLKDYWQIIDAAAVSLFVTVVGTILSLVIMAMYAYPISRGDFPHRNFFSFFMFFTLLFNGGLVPWYLVYTQMMHLKDTLWILIMPLLVSAFFVIILRTFFANTIPPALVESAKIDGAPEFRIFVQIILPLSLPVLATVGLFQTLAYWNDWYLSLIFISPEGHVNLQYLMYKTMLNVQFLTASPQAMAALAAQGVEINLPTETVRMAMAVIGIGPIVFVYSFFQKYFIKGLTVGAVKG; from the coding sequence TTGAGCCAGACAGAAACTGCAATCGGGCCGTCGGGTCGTACAGGAAAGAGAGCTAAACGGCAAAGACAACCCAATGAAATTTCTAATATCTCCAATTTGTTAATTAATATATTCTTCTGGATCTATACGGCGATTTGTGTGGTCCCACTGATCCTCGTGATTATCGTATCGTTCTCAGATGAACAATCGGTTGTGCAGCACGGCTACAGCTTTTTCCCGAACAAGTGGGATATCTCGTCATATGAATTTCTGTTAAAAGATTATTGGCAAATCATAGATGCGGCTGCCGTTTCCTTATTTGTGACGGTGGTTGGAACGATTCTGAGTCTCGTAATTATGGCAATGTATGCCTATCCTATCTCGCGTGGGGATTTTCCACATCGTAATTTCTTTTCGTTCTTTATGTTTTTTACACTTTTGTTTAATGGAGGCTTAGTGCCCTGGTATCTAGTTTATACTCAAATGATGCATTTGAAAGATACGCTATGGATTCTGATTATGCCACTGCTGGTTTCAGCATTCTTTGTCATCATTTTACGAACCTTTTTTGCAAACACAATCCCGCCGGCACTAGTTGAGTCTGCTAAAATCGACGGGGCACCGGAGTTTCGGATCTTCGTTCAAATCATTCTGCCTTTGTCGTTACCGGTGCTAGCTACAGTGGGATTATTTCAAACCTTGGCGTATTGGAATGACTGGTATCTAAGCTTGATCTTTATTTCACCCGAAGGGCATGTCAATCTGCAGTATCTAATGTATAAGACGATGTTGAACGTTCAGTTCCTGACTGCAAGCCCTCAAGCGATGGCTGCCTTAGCTGCACAAGGTGTAGAAATCAATCTGCCGACAGAGACAGTAAGAATGGCAATGGCTGTTATTGGGATCGGCCCTATCGTATTCGTTTACTCCTTCTTCCAAAAGTATTTTATCAAAGGACTTACCGTTGGTGCTGTTAAAGGCTAA